From one Terriglobales bacterium genomic stretch:
- a CDS encoding sigma factor-like helix-turn-helix DNA-binding protein, whose translation MEGEQVRHAIEQLPLEFREVILLREYEELSYENIAAMLECPAGTVMSRLARARSKLRDLLVATAKHRERTATMVRQRLWTTKRDLSRKGGSESAVLLFAEKLGNISILCVFCSRCRFNTPNTPSNKDTA comes from the coding sequence TTGGAGGGCGAGCAAGTCCGGCACGCGATCGAGCAGCTCCCTCTGGAGTTCCGCGAGGTCATTTTATTGCGCGAATATGAAGAGCTTTCCTATGAGAACATTGCAGCGATGCTGGAATGCCCTGCCGGTACGGTCATGTCGCGACTGGCCAGAGCGCGCTCCAAGCTTCGCGATCTGCTTGTGGCAACAGCTAAGCACCGGGAACGAACAGCGACAATGGTTCGCCAACGGTTGTGGACGACGAAGCGCGATTTGAGCAGAAAAGGTGGAAGTGAAAGCGCGGTGCTTCTTTTTGCTGAGAAATTAGGGAATATTTCCATCCTTTGCGTGTTTTGTAGTCGGTGCAGGTTTAATACCCCAAACACTCCCAGCAACAAGGATACGGCATGA